In the Methanofastidiosum sp. genome, AATGTGGGTTTGAGCAGTTTGCATACTTCAATTATTTTGTCCGGGTTTCGTGTGTCAAGGCAGATCGGATACGCATCGACTCCACCAAGATACTTGAAAAGAAGAGCTTTCCCTTCCATGACTGGCATAGCGGCCTCTGGTCCGATATTACCAAGACCCAATACTCTTGTTCCATCAGACACTACAGCAACTGCATTTCCCTTGTTTGTATGGTCAAATACGGCTTCCTTATTCTTGTGGATAGCCTTACAAGGCTCGGCAACTCCGGGGGTATACCATATCGCAAAATCAGAGAAGTCTCTTATACAAACTTTTGATGCAATCTCAATCTTTCCCTTGTAAAATGGGTGTAGTTTCATTGCATCTTCTGCCGGTTTTGATGCTTTTTTAATCAGATCTTCCTTTGAAAGTTTTTCCATTAAATCACCTATATTTTTAATATCTCCTTTGCCCTTGGTATATTTTTTTCAACTTCCTTATCAACATCGGCATAAAGGCTATTACCATGTGCATCAATTGCAACTGTCAGTGGGCCAAACTTCTCACCAACTAGTACCCATAAAGCTTCAGGCATCCCAAGCTCATACCATTCTACGCCAAGTACTTCTTTAATTCCCTTGGCGGCAAGAACTGCGGCACCACCTGTTATTGCAAGATAGACACATCCAAATTTTTTCATTGCATCAACTGTAGGCTTTGACATTCCGCCTTTTCCAATTATTGCTGAAACCTTAAACTTCTCTATAAACTCTGGTTCAAGCGAATTCATTCGAGTCGATGTAGTTGGACCTGCCGCAACTGCTCTCCACTTGTCATTTTGCTTTACCATGATCGGCCCGCAGTGATAGATTGCAGCACCCTTAAAGTCGTAGGGGATTTTCTTACCCTCCTTGGCATACTCAAGTGCATGCATATGGGCTTCATCTCGGGCGGTAAAGAAAACTCCATTAAGATAAACTGTTTCCCCAATCTTTAACTCTCTAACAGTTTTTTCATCAAGTGGTAAATTTAGTATCTTGTCCATAATATCACCTCTTGTAGGTCAGATGCTCTACCCTCCCATCTTTGTAAATTCTTGCAGTTGCCTTTCTTCCTGCCCAGCACT is a window encoding:
- a CDS encoding FumA C-terminus/TtdB family hydratase beta subunit; amino-acid sequence: MDKILNLPLDEKTVRELKIGETVYLNGVFFTARDEAHMHALEYAKEGKKIPYDFKGAAIYHCGPIMVKQNDKWRAVAAGPTTSTRMNSLEPEFIEKFKVSAIIGKGGMSKPTVDAMKKFGCVYLAITGGAAVLAAKGIKEVLGVEWYELGMPEALWVLVGEKFGPLTVAIDAHGNSLYADVDKEVEKNIPRAKEILKI